From Stigmatopora nigra isolate UIUO_SnigA chromosome 5, RoL_Snig_1.1, whole genome shotgun sequence, a single genomic window includes:
- the polr2eb gene encoding DNA-directed RNA polymerases I, II, and III subunit RPABC1, which produces MDDEEETYRLWKIRKTIMQLCHDRGYLVTQDELDQTLDDFKSQFGDKPSESRPRRTDLTVLVAHNDDPTDQMFVFFPEETKVGIKTIKMYCQRMQEENITRAIIVVQMGMTPSAKQSLVDMAPKYILEQFLQQELLINITEHELVPEHIVMTKEEVTELLARYKLKESQLPRIQAGDPVARYFGLKRGQVVKIIRPSETAGRYITYRLVQ; this is translated from the exons ATGGACGACGAAGAGGAAACTTACAGACTGTGGAAAATTCGCAAGACAATCATGCAG CTATGCCACGACAGAGGCTACCTGGTGACCCAGGACGAGTTGGATCAAACTCTAGACGACTTCAAAAGCCAGTTCGGGGATAAACCGAGCGAAAGTCGACCCAGACGCACGGATCTTACCGTCCTCGTTGCTCACAACGACGATCCCACCGACCAGATGTTTGTCTTCTTCCCCG AGGAGACCAAGGTGGGCATCAAGACCATCAAGATGTACTGTCAGAGAATGCAAGAGGAGAACATCACACGTGCTATCATTGTGGTCCAAATGGGCATGACGCCCTCAGCAAAACAG TCTTTAGTGGACATGGCGCCTAAGTACATCTTGGAGCAGTTTCTTCAGCAGGAGCTGCTTATCAACATCACAGAACATGAG CTTGTACCTGAACACATCGTTATGACGAAAGAGGAAGTGACTGAGCTTCTGGCCAGATA TAAACTGAAGGAAAGTCAGCTTCCCAGAATCCAGGCCGGAGATCCAGTGGCTCGTTACTTTGGCTTAAAGAGAGGacag GTGGTAAAGATCATCAGACCGAGTGAGACAGCTGGACGTTACATCACATACAGATTAGTTCAGTGA
- the gpx4a gene encoding glutathione peroxidase 4a isoform X2 yields MRRVGLAVLFSVLLQALGAPVEDWNAATSIYDFSATDIDGNEVSLEKYRGNVVIITNVASKUGKTPVNYSQFAEMHAKYAERGLRILAFPSNQFANQEPGTNAEIKQFAESYNARFDMFSKIEVNGADAHPLWKWLKEQPNGRGFMGNSIKWNFTKFLINKEGQVVKRYGPMDDPSVVEADLIPYLSA; encoded by the exons ATGCGTCGTGTAGGCCTTGCCGTGCTGTTTAGCGTCCTGCTGCAAGCTTTG GGCGCCCCAGTGGAAGACTGGAACGCGGCCACGTCTATTTATGACTTCTCGGCCACCGACATTGACGGCAATGAGGTCTCTCTTGAAAAATACAG GGGCAACGTTGTCATCATCACCAATGTGGCATCCAAGTGAGGCAAAACGCCCGTAAACTACTCTCAGTTTGCAGAAATGCACGCCAAGTATGCTGAGAGAGGTTTACGCATCCTCGCTTTCCCTTCCAACCAGTTTGCCAATCAG GAGCCGGGCACTAACGCTGAAATCAAGCAGTTTGCAGAGTCATACAACGCTCGCTTTGACATGTTCAGCAAGATCGAAGTCAACGGTGCCGACGCTCACCCGCTGTGGAAGTGGTTGAAAGAGCAGCCCAATGGCAGAGGCTTCATGGGAAA TAGCATCAAGTGGAATTTCACCAAG tttctgATCAACAAAGAGGGCCAAGTGGTGAAACGATACGGACCCATGGATGATCCAAGT GTCGTGGAGGCGGATCTAATTCCATATCTCAGCGCCTAG
- the gpx4a gene encoding glutathione peroxidase 4a isoform X1 encodes MRPLCLIITCATVATGGVAMAVFLYFLLPSTGAPVEDWNAATSIYDFSATDIDGNEVSLEKYRGNVVIITNVASKUGKTPVNYSQFAEMHAKYAERGLRILAFPSNQFANQEPGTNAEIKQFAESYNARFDMFSKIEVNGADAHPLWKWLKEQPNGRGFMGNSIKWNFTKFLINKEGQVVKRYGPMDDPSVVEADLIPYLSA; translated from the exons atgaGACCGTTATGCTTAATAATAACGTGCGCGACTGTGGCCACCGGTGGAGTGGCGATGGCTGTGTTCCTCTACTTTCTTCTCCCCTCGACG GGCGCCCCAGTGGAAGACTGGAACGCGGCCACGTCTATTTATGACTTCTCGGCCACCGACATTGACGGCAATGAGGTCTCTCTTGAAAAATACAG GGGCAACGTTGTCATCATCACCAATGTGGCATCCAAGTGAGGCAAAACGCCCGTAAACTACTCTCAGTTTGCAGAAATGCACGCCAAGTATGCTGAGAGAGGTTTACGCATCCTCGCTTTCCCTTCCAACCAGTTTGCCAATCAG GAGCCGGGCACTAACGCTGAAATCAAGCAGTTTGCAGAGTCATACAACGCTCGCTTTGACATGTTCAGCAAGATCGAAGTCAACGGTGCCGACGCTCACCCGCTGTGGAAGTGGTTGAAAGAGCAGCCCAATGGCAGAGGCTTCATGGGAAA TAGCATCAAGTGGAATTTCACCAAG tttctgATCAACAAAGAGGGCCAAGTGGTGAAACGATACGGACCCATGGATGATCCAAGT GTCGTGGAGGCGGATCTAATTCCATATCTCAGCGCCTAG
- the arhgap45b gene encoding rho GTPase-activating protein 45 — protein MCDGAWKPTAHSHRRPPRTRTYARDASPLSSESGGAVPKWRVGGWVGGLYVKLKEVGMDGRGTLKMFARKKRELIKTPSISKKSRSGSPGPPNSLSILQEQPQKDGGDYTSSSSPTYSSSSSSVLTPTSVGLQDPSLSCPGTPSPQHGKLGSGAAYSAATLRRPTTLSRHASAAGLSLQSWVFTRGHAKGAVTPTTPSEGPEGAAIEVEDIPPLLRDVARFAEAVEKLKDVVVQAEGTENQRPVAHECLGEVLRVLRQVINTYPFLNTVEILTAAGKLIAKVKSFHYEACNDSDKKDFEKAIETIAVAFSSNVSELLMGEVDSSTLLSLLPTEKSRSMENLYGAAGQDAAHQGSNSDDMGNVEAVDVLLQRSEGGVDSALLYAKTIAKYLKDLISYVEKRISLEMEFSKGIQRLYQSSKHNITHPHMPLFSIYSLALEQDQELSVGHQQSSATLQQTFIQPLVQRKQEHEKRRKEIKDQWIRAKRKLMDCEANLRKAKQAYTARCEDHKAKSAASRAEEEGAGATAKSLEKKKRLEEDARNKAEEAESIYRTCIADATTQMIVLEDTKVTVLRQLHDLIKQSDQTLRSATISYYQLMHMQTVALPVCYQTLCESSKLYDPGQQYVAHVCDLQLPDQPTVSYAFEPYVPAGVTSQTGLRLRMDSFNTEQIGQGDNPAAVDADRHPRMGHKSWGSTVSDDSVGAEGAMDSPVASNNDISKMTRTSSTGTASSNEDVDEKDGNVASFETPNMNGMDPDVVVSTRPFRNVGLSKAARTHRLRKLRTPAKCRECDSYVYFQGAECEECFLACHKRCLETLAIQCGHKKLRGRLQLFGREFYLVAARASDGIPFIVTKCVSEIERRALRMKGIYRVNGVKTRVEKLCQAFENGKELVELSQCSPHDISNVLKLYLRQLPEPILPFHLYNSLVGSAKESAQAEPEDADESPLPSRGSQLVDLGPETEPEMLVLVGKLRELLKELPKANMATLRYLIRHLRRIAELEEDNKMSPGNLGIVFGPSLMRPRPTGATVSLSSLVDYPHQARVVEALIVFYGTIFQSKSSQIQKTCRSASASAQLAQALGEDVTSSSADGEEDVGLHRKSKSESDKMDEGCGSMGSSEQLPDSDSEQDESTKPGDEEEQEEQDDTPPPSPPAGPPLDEAEVGGAQGSLIASLAELNVNQSNNYYYCSPLSGRSRVLMRLCGKKLALSRNRASGPEFV, from the exons ATGTGCGACGGTGCGTGGAAGCCGACGGCTCACAGCCACAGAAGGCCTCCAAGGACCCGCACGTACGCCCGCGACGCCTCCCCGCTGAGCAGCGAGAGCGGCGGCGCGGTACCCAAGTGGcgagtgggtgggtgggtaggtGGTCTTTACGTCAAACTCAAGGAGGTCGGCATGGACGGACGCGGGACCCTTAAAATGTTCGCTCGTAAGAAACGCGAGTTGATCAAGACGCCGTCCATCTCCAAGAAGAGTCGAAGCGGAAGCCCTGGACCGCCGAACTCG CTGTCCATCCTCCAGGAGCAGCCTCAAAAAGATGGAGGCGACTATACATCCTCCTCTTCGCCCACATACTCGTCCTCGTCCTCATCAGTGCTCACCCCGACCTCAGTGGGTCTTCAGGACCCCTCCCTGTCCTGTCCTGGGACTCCCAGCCCCCAGCACGGCAAGCTGGGATCTGGTGCAGCGTATTCTGCCGCCACGCTGAGGCGGCCCACCACCCTAAGCCGGCATGCCAGCGCGGCGG GTTTGTCTCTGCAGTCATGGGTATTCACCAGAGGCCACGCCAAAGGAGCCGTGACACCGACGACGCCGTCTGAGGGCCCCGAGGGCGCCGCCATCGAGGTGGAGGACATCCCGCCCCTGCTCAGGGATGTGGCACGCTTCGCCGAGGCCGTGGAGAAGCTCAAGGATGTGGTGGTGCAAGCTGAAG GTACGGAGAATCAGCGCCCCGTCGCCCACGAGTGCTTGGGCGAGGTCCTGCGTGTGTTGCGGCAGGTCATCAACACGTACCCCTTCCTCAACACGGTGGAGATCCTCACCGCCGCCGGCAAGCTCATCGCCAAGGTCAAAA GTTTCCACTATGAAGCGTGCAACGACTCGGACAAAAAGGACTTTGAGAAAGCCATCGAGACCATCGCCGTGGCCTTCAGCAGCAA TGTTTCTGAGCTGCTGATGGGCGAGGTGGACAGTAGTACTCTCCTGTCCTTGCTGCCTACGGAGAAGAGCCGA TCCATGGAGAATTTGTATGGCGCGGCAGGCCAGGACGCCGCTCATCAAGGGAGCAACTCGGATGACATGG GCAACGTGGAGGCCGTGGACGTGTTGTTGCAGCGCAGCGAAGGTGGTGTCGACTCCGCCCTCCTCTATGCCAAAACCATCGCCAAATACCTGAAGGATCTCATCAGTTATGTGGAGAAGAGAATCTCCCTGG AAATGGAATTCTCCAAAGGCATTCAGAGATTGTACCAATCCAGCAAACACAATATAACGCAC CCCCACATGCCCCTCTTCTCTATCTACTCTCTGGCTCTGGAGCAAGACCAAGAGCTGAGTGTAGGCCACCAACAGAGTAGCGCCACTCTGCAACAGACTTTTATCCAG CCGCTGGTGCAGCGCAAGCAGGAGCATGAGAAGCGGCGGAAAGAAATCAAAGATCAATGGATTCGTGCAAAGAGGAAATTG ATGGACTGCGAGGCTAACCTACGCAAAGCCAAGCAAGCCTACACGGCTCGCTGCGAGGACCACAAGGCCAAATCGGCCGCCAGCCGAGCTGAggaggagggtgctggagccactgCCAAGTCCCTGGAGAAGAAGAAGCGATTGGAGGAAGACGCTCGCAACAAG GCGGAAGAAGCCGAGTCGATTTACAGGACGTGCATCGCCGATGCCACCACTCAGATGATCGTTCTAGAGGACACCAAGGTCACCGTCCTCAGGCAACTGCACGACCTCATCAAGCAAAGCGACCAGACTCTGCGCTCG GCCACCATCTCGTACTACCAGCTCATGCACATGCAGACAGTGGCGCTGCCCGTGTGCTACCAGACGTTATGCGAGAGCAGCAAGCTGTACGACCCGGGACAGCAGTACGTCGCCCACGTGTGTGACCTGCAGCTGCCCGACCAGCCGACTGTCTCCTACGCGTTCGAACCCTACGTCCCGGCCGGCGTGACGTCGCA GACCGGTCTGAGGTTGAGAATGGATAGCTTCAACACGGAGCAGATTGGTCAGGGGGACAATCCGGCAGCTGTAGACGCGGATCGCCATCCCA GGATGGGCCACAAATCGTGGGGTTCCACAGTAAGTGACGACAGCGTGGGAGCAGAAGGCGCCATGGATTCTCCCGTCGCCAGCAATA ACGACATCAGCAAAATGACCCGCACGTCATCCACCGGAACGGCGTCGTCCAACGAAGACGTGGACGAAAAAGATGGGAATGTGGCTTCATTTGAGACCCCAA ACATGAATGGCATGGATCCCGACGTGGTGGTTTCCACCAGACCCTTCCGGAACGTTGGGCTGTCCAAAGCTGCCCGGACGCACCGTCTGAGGAAGCTACGCACTCCGGCCAAGTGCCGCGAGTGTGATAGCTACGTGTACTTTCAGGGTGCCGAGTGCGAGGAG TGTTTCTTGGCTTGTCACAAACGCTGCCTGGAAACGTTGGCCATCCAGTGCGGCCACAAGAAGCTGCGGGGACGCCTGCAGCTCTTTGGGAGGGAGTTTTATCTGGTGGCCGCTCGGGCCAGCGACGGCATCCCATTTATCGTCACGAAGTGCGTCTCGGAGATAGAGAGGCGAGCGCTGAGGATGAAG GGCATCTACCGGGTGAATGGCGTAAAGACCCGCGTGGAGAAGTTGTGTCAGGCTTTTGAGAATGGCAAAGAGTTGGTAGAGCTCTCGCAATGTTCACCGCACGACATCAGTAACGTGCTCAAGCTGTACTTGCGACAG TTGCCAGAGCCCATCCTGCCATTCCACCTTTACAACAGTCTGGTGGGTTCGGCCAAAGAGAGCGCGCAGGCCGAGCCCGAAGATGCCGACGAATCCCCCCTACCGAGCAGGGGGTCCCAGCTGGTAGATCTGGGTCCCGAAACAGAGCCGGAGATGCTGGTGCTGGTGGGAAAACTGAGGGAGCTTCTGAAAGAGCTGCCCAAAGCCAACATGGCGACCTTACGATACCTGATTCGCCATCTCCGCCG GATCGCCGAGCTGGAGGAAGACAACAAAATGAGTCCCGGTAACTTGGGGATCGTGTTTGGGCCTTCGTTGATGCGGCCTCGCCCCACGGGGGCCACGGTGTCGCTGTCTTCGCTGGTGGACTACCCCCACCAGGCACGCGTGGTGGAGGCGCTCATCGTCTTCTACGGCACCATCTTTCAATCCAAGAGCTCCCAGATTCAGAAAACTTGCCGCTCGGCCTCTGCTTCTGCTCAACTG GCTCAGGCTCTCGGCGAAGACGTTACGAGCAGTTCTGCAGATGGTGAGGAAGATGTGGGCTTGCACAGGAAAAGCAAGTCCGAGTCAGACAAAATGGACGAAGGCTGTG GCTCCATGGGCTCCAGCGAGCAACTCCCCGACTCGGACTCAGAGCAGGACGAGAGTACCAAACCGGGAGACGAGGAGGAACAGGAGGAACAGGACGACACTCCTCCGCCATCGCCTCCTGCCGGACCCCCTTTAGATGAGGCGGAGGTGGGCGGGGCCCAGGGAAGCCTGATCGCATCCCTGGCCGAGCTCAACGTCAACCAGTCCAACAATTATTACTACTGTTCGCCACTGTCCGGTCGCTCCAGGGTTCTGATGCGCCTCTGCGGCAAAAAGTTGGCGTTGAGCCGAAATCGAGCCAGTGGACCTGAATTTGTctaa